Proteins from a single region of Hydra vulgaris chromosome 12, alternate assembly HydraT2T_AEP:
- the LOC100211146 gene encoding cytochrome c oxidase subunit 5B, mitochondrial yields the protein MAVRLFTSTLKRSGLLVKVARLSTSSLKCSNDRIPTDLEIATGTERKEIEAILAGNPDPFNMHTINKGPPGTREAPTLVPSMCDERIIGCICDEESTSVSWMVLKKGPVQRCHCGKFFQLVHGKTNALED from the exons ATGGCAGTGAGACTTTTTACTTCAACATTGAAACGTTCAGGACTGTTAGTCAAAGTTGCTCGTCTTTCAACGTCTTCATTAAAATGTTCAAATG ATCGAATTCCCACAGATCTTGAAATAGCAACTGGTACCGAGAGAAAGGAAATAGAAGCCATTCTAGCAGGAAACCCT GATCCATTTAATATGCACACTATAAATAAAGGGCCCCCCGGAACTCGTGAAGCTCCTACTTTAGTTCCCTCAATGTGTGACGAGAGAATTATTGGTTGTATTT GTGACGAAGAATCCACTTCAGTATCTTGGATGGTCTTAAAAAAAGGACCAGTACAGCGTTGTCATTGTGGAAAGTTTTTCCAATTAGTTCACGGAAAAACTAATGCGCTGGAAGATTAA